From a region of the Campylobacteraceae bacterium genome:
- a CDS encoding STAS domain-containing protein — protein MFSINYENKQDIIIVRFNGSLTSDTIKAIKSDVISKVDTSKNYIFDLEKLELLDSAGLSYIINCLKITMKNNTQIKLINLINQPKIVFEITRVDSLFEIYKNEVEALNSFNKEKHNESSNTSMQQRA, from the coding sequence ATGTTTAGTATAAACTATGAGAACAAACAAGATATTATAATAGTGAGATTCAATGGCAGTTTGACTTCAGATACAATTAAAGCCATAAAAAGTGATGTGATTTCAAAGGTTGATACCAGCAAAAATTATATATTTGATTTAGAGAAACTAGAATTACTTGACTCTGCTGGACTCAGTTATATTATCAACTGCTTAAAAATAACAATGAAAAATAATACGCAAATAAAGCTCATAAATCTAATAAATCAACCTAAAATTGTTTTTGAAATTACAAGAGTTGACTCTTTATTTGAAATTTATAAAAATGAAGTTGAAGCTTTAAATAGTTTTAATAAGGAGAAACACAATGAGAGCAGTAATACAAGTATGCAACAAAGAGCATAA
- a CDS encoding glycosyltransferase family 2 protein: MFDKRVSIIMRTKDSSLIIDQSLKALFSQSFTHFDLIIVDSGSKDDTLEKCSKYKHTLVKIKAQEYHPGKVINYVLQKCNNDVVVFLNSDCIMLLPNTLQLLLDGLVNKNTHAVFARQVCRPEAMLWVRRDYEVSFPMGEKPEWMHFSLPLAAIKREVWKEVPFYTQSWASEDTKWAIDIKEKGYHIQYVKEALVMHSHNYNFKQLFNRKYVEGEADAYIFDLKLNVFTVIKNYLTSIFHDFIFHLKYFDVFGFFKTLIFRLVYHYAYYLGHKNGIKRKKNKDKEPTYGNYQ, translated from the coding sequence ATGTTTGATAAACGCGTTTCAATAATAATGAGAACAAAAGATTCTTCATTAATAATAGATCAAAGTTTAAAAGCTTTATTTTCACAAAGCTTTACGCATTTTGATTTGATCATTGTTGATTCAGGTTCAAAAGATGATACCTTGGAAAAATGTTCCAAATATAAACATACTCTTGTAAAAATAAAAGCACAAGAATATCATCCCGGAAAAGTAATTAATTATGTTTTACAAAAATGCAATAACGATGTTGTTGTTTTTCTAAATTCAGACTGTATCATGCTTTTACCTAATACCTTACAGCTTTTATTGGATGGGCTGGTGAACAAAAATACACATGCCGTGTTTGCAAGACAAGTTTGCCGTCCTGAAGCAATGTTATGGGTTAGAAGAGATTATGAAGTTTCTTTTCCTATGGGAGAAAAACCAGAATGGATGCACTTTTCTCTTCCTCTTGCTGCAATTAAAAGAGAGGTTTGGAAAGAAGTTCCTTTTTATACCCAATCTTGGGCTTCTGAGGATACAAAATGGGCAATAGATATCAAAGAAAAAGGATATCACATTCAATATGTAAAAGAGGCTTTAGTAATGCATTCTCACAATTATAATTTTAAGCAGCTGTTTAATAGAAAATATGTTGAGGGGGAAGCAGATGCCTATATTTTTGATTTAAAATTAAATGTTTTTACAGTGATTAAAAATTATCTCACTTCTATTTTTCATGATTTTATTTTTCATTTAAAATATTTTGATGTATTTGGTTTTTTTAAAACATTGATTTTCCGTTTGGTTTACCATTATGCCTATTATTTAGGACATAAAAATGGTATTAAACGAAAAAAGAATAAAGATAAAGAACCTACATATGGGAATTATCAATAA
- a CDS encoding glycosyltransferase family 4 protein, whose translation MYKIFVSALVFDQGKSGISNYIENCVFNLALNNEIYLAILKSDIKNYTRTHKNIHFIVYPDLLKHTALNILFHFIILPFLISNKYDFIFLPAANRRLMIYYPLYTIASFHDLSQFYIKKKYDCFRMFYIKHFIPLFLRGIDKIVAVSNNTKSDMLKYLKVKEENIIVNPNGFDKKLYDKNKTTKTRKFNLTSKYILYISRIEHPGKNHINLIKAYENLPLELKNTYDLVLVGSDCGNANFIHEYVNKSKDKKHIKFLGFVKNEDMPFLFSRAKLFVFPSLYEGFGIPLIEAMAMNVPVACASNSSLIEIGKDVCFFFDEYDEINIKNTIMMVLYNEKLQTQMKKAGLQRAKQYDWRCHAKKIIKLYEKNKFLQYSKTLS comes from the coding sequence ATGTATAAAATATTTGTAAGTGCTTTGGTTTTTGATCAAGGTAAATCTGGAATTTCAAACTATATCGAAAACTGCGTGTTCAATTTAGCCTTAAACAATGAAATATATTTGGCTATTTTAAAAAGTGATATAAAAAACTATACAAGAACACATAAAAATATCCATTTTATTGTATATCCAGATCTCTTAAAACACACAGCTTTAAATATATTATTTCATTTTATTATTTTGCCTTTTTTAATATCAAATAAATATGATTTCATTTTTTTACCTGCAGCAAATAGAAGGCTCATGATATATTATCCTTTATATACTATTGCTAGTTTTCATGATTTATCACAGTTTTATATCAAGAAAAAATACGATTGTTTTAGAATGTTCTATATAAAACATTTTATTCCTCTTTTTTTAAGGGGTATTGATAAAATTGTTGCAGTAAGCAATAATACAAAAAGTGATATGTTGAAGTATTTAAAAGTAAAAGAGGAAAATATAATAGTCAATCCAAATGGATTTGACAAAAAATTATATGATAAAAATAAAACAACAAAAACAAGAAAGTTTAATCTTACTTCTAAATATATTTTATACATATCTAGAATTGAGCATCCAGGAAAAAACCATATTAATCTTATAAAAGCCTACGAAAATTTGCCTTTAGAACTTAAGAATACCTATGACCTGGTGTTGGTAGGAAGTGATTGTGGAAATGCCAATTTCATTCATGAATACGTAAATAAATCTAAAGATAAAAAACACATAAAATTTCTTGGTTTTGTAAAAAATGAAGACATGCCTTTTCTTTTTTCACGTGCGAAACTGTTTGTTTTCCCTTCCCTTTACGAGGGATTTGGAATTCCTTTAATCGAAGCAATGGCAATGAACGTACCTGTTGCATGTGCTTCAAACTCATCTTTAATAGAAATAGGAAAAGATGTTTGTTTTTTCTTTGACGAATACGATGAAATAAACATAAAAAACACAATAATGATGGTTCTTTACAATGAAAAATTGCAAACACAAATGAAAAAAGCGGGTTTGCAAAGAGCGAAACAATATGATTGGAGATGTCATGCAAAAAAAATTATTAAACTTTATGAAAAAAATAAATTTTTACAGTATTCAAAAACGTTGTCTTGA
- a CDS encoding WecB/TagA/CpsF family glycosyltransferase: MQKKLLNFMKKINFYSIQKRCLEYLLSLCVLSFGFLLFFYYLIKNKMFLKKDVFRSIIINKQEKFYVYNTEPLFARNIPLFYYILKGDISLVGLAKCQEKSSYETNENKIGLCSLWFVHKNNKIPNTSIYKCNKEYLKHRSFFYDFKILIKSLISLLYYKKIINYRSKVKLFDIEFDNLTRIEILKNIKNAVDKKEKKSLYFVNADCLNKSQKDPVYKHILQKGDYILPDGSGINIACNILDNPLKENLNGTDLFPYICSLAQKQDYKIYLYGAKKGLAQRAKDELLKKYKTLQIVGVHHGYVQKQDIPQLIRDINQSKADILFVALGASVQEAFIEKYKNKIDAKLFLGVGGLFDFYSKSIKRAPLFIREIGFEWTYRMLQEPQRMWKRYLIGNPQFLYGVYQYKKSSNKNILIESYLKNYDAHTFHYKYKNILWKLKLNCSSFFKRLMDIVVSGLMLFLLLPLFCVLGLVIRIESKGSFLFCQNRVGKNGKIFKMYKFRSMIMHASALKTQLVQKNESKDGITFKMKDDPRITKVGKFIRKTSLDELPQLFNVLRGEMSLVGPRPPIISEVEEYSIEDRKRLDIKPGITCIWQVSGRSEIPFKQQVIMDKKYIKEHGFVYDIILLLKTIPAVFFSKGSY, encoded by the coding sequence ATGCAAAAAAAATTATTAAACTTTATGAAAAAAATAAATTTTTACAGTATTCAAAAACGTTGTCTTGAATATCTCTTATCTTTATGCGTCTTAAGTTTTGGATTTTTATTGTTCTTTTATTATCTCATAAAAAATAAAATGTTTTTAAAAAAAGATGTTTTTAGAAGTATTATTATAAATAAACAAGAAAAATTCTATGTATATAATACAGAGCCCCTATTTGCGAGAAATATTCCTTTGTTTTATTACATATTAAAAGGAGATATCTCACTTGTGGGCTTGGCTAAGTGTCAAGAAAAATCTTCTTATGAAACAAATGAAAATAAAATTGGACTGTGTAGTCTTTGGTTTGTACATAAAAATAATAAAATTCCTAATACCTCAATATACAAATGTAACAAAGAGTATTTGAAACATAGAAGTTTCTTTTACGATTTTAAAATACTTATTAAATCCTTAATTTCTCTTTTATATTATAAAAAAATAATCAATTACCGTTCAAAAGTAAAATTATTTGATATCGAATTTGATAATTTAACAAGAATAGAGATATTAAAAAATATAAAAAATGCAGTAGACAAAAAAGAAAAAAAATCGCTCTATTTTGTTAATGCGGATTGTTTAAATAAAAGTCAAAAGGATCCTGTTTATAAACACATTTTGCAAAAAGGTGATTATATATTGCCTGATGGTAGCGGTATTAATATTGCCTGTAATATCTTAGATAATCCTTTAAAAGAAAATTTAAATGGAACCGACTTATTTCCTTATATTTGTTCTCTGGCCCAAAAACAAGATTATAAAATATATCTTTATGGTGCTAAAAAAGGCCTTGCACAAAGAGCAAAAGACGAATTATTGAAAAAATACAAAACATTACAAATTGTGGGAGTACATCATGGTTATGTACAAAAACAAGATATTCCCCAATTAATACGAGATATAAATCAATCAAAAGCGGATATTTTATTTGTTGCTTTAGGAGCTTCTGTGCAAGAAGCTTTTATTGAAAAATACAAAAATAAAATTGATGCAAAGCTGTTTTTGGGAGTAGGAGGTTTGTTTGATTTTTATTCAAAATCTATAAAAAGAGCCCCTCTTTTTATAAGAGAAATTGGTTTTGAGTGGACGTATAGAATGTTACAAGAACCACAAAGAATGTGGAAAAGGTATCTTATAGGAAACCCCCAATTTTTATATGGGGTGTATCAATATAAAAAGAGTTCTAATAAAAATATTTTGATTGAGAGTTATTTAAAAAACTATGACGCACATACATTTCATTATAAATACAAAAATATCTTATGGAAACTTAAATTAAATTGTTCTTCTTTCTTCAAAAGATTAATGGACATTGTTGTTTCTGGTCTTATGTTATTTCTACTTTTACCACTCTTTTGTGTACTTGGGCTTGTTATTAGAATTGAATCTAAAGGCTCTTTTCTTTTTTGTCAAAACAGAGTAGGAAAAAATGGAAAAATATTTAAAATGTATAAATTTAGATCAATGATAATGCATGCCTCTGCTTTAAAAACACAATTAGTACAAAAAAATGAATCAAAAGATGGGATAACTTTTAAAATGAAAGATGATCCAAGAATTACAAAAGTAGGGAAATTTATCAGAAAAACAAGCCTTGATGAACTGCCACAATTATTCAATGTATTAAGAGGTGAGATGAGTTTAGTGGGGCCACGACCACCAATTATAAGTGAGGTTGAAGAATATAGTATAGAAGACAGAAAACGTTTAGATATTAAACCAGGAATTACTTGTATTTGGCAAGTAAGTGGTCGAAGTGAAATACCTTTTAAACAGCAGGTGATTATGGACAAAAAATACATAAAAGAACATGGTTTTGTATACGATATTATTCTTTTACTTAAAACAATTCCTGCTGTGTTTTTTTCAAAAGGTTCTTATTGA